Within the Opitutaceae bacterium TAV5 genome, the region GCGGCGTCAAACGTTTCGACGCGCGCGGCGGCCTTCTCGCGCCCGGACTGGTGGATCCGCATGTGCACATCGAAAGCAGCATGATGACGGCCTGCGCCTATGCGGAGGGCGCGCTCCTGAACGGCACCACCACGATTTTTTGCGACAGCCACGAGATCGGCAACGTGTGCGACGCCGCCGGCATCGGGTGGATGCTGGAGGATGCGCGCCGGGCGCCGCTCTCGATCTATCTCACGGTGCCGAGCACGGTGCCTGCCACCGGCCCGCAGTTCGAGACTGCCGGCGGCGACCTCACGCCGGAGAAAATCGGCCGGCTCTTCGACCGCTGGCCCGAGGCGGTCGCCCTCGGCGAGAAAATGGACTTCGTGCAGGTGGCGGCGGGCGATCCGCGCAGCCACGCGATCCTCGCCGAGGCGCTCCGGCGCGGCCGGCCCGTCTGCGGGCACATCTACGGGCGCGAGTTCGTGGCCGCCGGCGCCGCCAGCGGGATCACCGACACGCACGAGGCCATCGACCGGGAGATCGCCGACGATTTTCTGGAAAACGGCTTCTGGGTATTCTTGCGCGGAGGCCCGCCGACCACGCCCTGGCACTCGCTGCCCCACGCGATCAAGGCCGTCACCGAGCTCGGCGCGTCGCCCAAACGCGTCTGCGTGTGCACCGACGACCGCGATGCCGACGACCTGTTCCTGTTCGGCCTCGACTGGGTGACGCGGCAGGCCGTGGCGGCCGGGCTCGCTCCGGTTACGGCCTGGAGCCTGGGCTCCCTGCACCCGGCGACGCGTTACGGCATGGACGGCGAGATCGGCGGCATCGCCCCGGCCCGGCGGGCGGACCTGGTGTTGTTGAACGATGCGCTGGAGCCGCAATGCACATGGTACGGCGGCGAGCTGGTGGTGAAAAACCGCAAGATCACTCCGCTGCTGGAGGCGGCGCTCTCCCGGCCCTACCGGTATCCGCGCGCGGCCTACCGGACGATCCGGACCGGCCGCCGGAAGCCGCTCGTGCCGCCGCTGCCGAAGGGTCCGGTCACGGCCAACGTCATCCGCACCGCGTTGCCCGGCATCATTCTTTTCCATGACAAAATCCGCCTCGAGCCGGCGCCGTCCTGGGCGGACCATCTTGCGAGGCACGGGCTGTGTTTCGTGACCGTGATCGAGCGGCATGGCCGGTCGGGAGCGGTGGCGCACGGGTTGCTCAAGGATTTCGGCCTGCGCGACGGCGCGGTGGCGAGCTCGGTGGGGCACGATGCGCACAACCTCATCATCGCCGGGACGAACGAGGCCGACATGCGCCTCGCTCTCGACACCCTCAAGGCCATGCGCGGCGGAGTGTGCGTGGTGCGCAGGCATCGCGTCGTGGCCCGCGTGGCCCTGCCCGTGGCCGGCCTGATTTCCGACCGGCGCGCGCGGGTCGTCGCCCGGGAAACCACGCGGCTGAAAAAGGCCTGGGCCGCAGCCGGATGCGTCCTCCCCTACATGGGCTTCAACCTGATTCCCCTCTCGGTCATCCCGGAAATACGGATCACCGACCGGGGCCTGGTGACGATCCCCGGGATGCAACAAGTACCACTTTTCGATCAATAAGTACCAGCCCCGGGGGTGACGATTGCAGGCGGTGGCACACCCGGTGCTGACGATTTGGCAAATCCCGCCAACCAACAAAACCAAATGAAGACGCAGCAAAACTATCCGGCTCTGCTGACGGCCCTGGGGATCATCGGCTCTCCGCTGATGGCGCAAACGCCGCCCGCCTCCGCTCCCGCCTCCACGCCTGCCAGCGAAGAGGTCGTGAAGCTCGAAACCTTCGAGGTCAGCACCGTGCCCATCGAGGAGAACATCATGCCGACCTCCCGCCCGTTCACCTCGGTGTTCGGCATGGCCGACAACATCACCGACATCCCGCGCAACGTGACCATCATCTCGCGCGAGCAACTGAGCGCGATCAGCATCAAGGACGTGCGCGATTTTTCCAAGCTCACGTCCAGCTCCTACACGCGCACCAACTTCGGCGCGCCGGGCAATCCGGACATCCGCGGCTCCTCCGCCGATGTGTTCCAGAACGGCATGCGCGAGCGCATCACGAGCAACGGCAACGGCATGCCGATCGACTTCAACGCCGTCGAATCCGTCAACATCGTGAAAGGGCCCGCCACGGCCGTCCAGGGCGTGTCCGCCTACGTGGGCGGCTACGTCGATCTCGTCACCAAGCGGCCGAGCTTCGCCGGAAGCGAGGGCAGCATCTTCGCCACCGTCGGCAGTTACAGCACCCTGCGCTGGGGGCTGGATTACAACCTTCCCGTCTCGGACAAGGTGGCCACGCGCGTCAGTTATTTCGGCGAGGACAGCGACGGGTATTATGATGACGAATACCGCAAGACCCAGTCCCTCTACGCCGCGCTCACCTGGAGGCCCAACGACCGCTACGAGCTTTTCATCAACGCCCAGGCGACGTACATGGAGTACACGGAAAACTTCGGCATCAACCGGCCCACCCAGGACCTCATCGACCACGGCCGGTACCAGACCGGTACGAACGTCAACAACGGCACCTCCGCCTCGCCCTCGGACCCCCAGAACGCCGCGAACGTCCGTGGCGAGAATCCGTTCGGCGACACCATGGACTGGTCCGGTCCCACCGTGAAGATCAACCGTCACACCCGCCTGCTCAAGCCCGGCGACAATTCGACGGCCCGCAACTTCAAGCTGCAGGCGATCCAGACGGTCTCCGCCAACCCGGATCTCACCGTGGTGAACAACAACCTTTTCACCTGGACGCGCCGGGAGACGCTCAGCTCGTATTATTACTCCGAGATCATCGATCCCTCGATCACCTTCGAGTCGCGCCTCGAGTTCCAGCAGAATCTCGGCGAACACAAAATCAACTACGGCGTCGCCGCACGTTACACGCATGTCAAATCCTACAGCGACTTCGGTTTCGAGCCGGCCAACGTGTGGGACCTGACGCAGGATCACCGCTACATCGATGCCTACCTCGCCGATGCCTTCTGGGCCTCGATCGGCACGGATCGCCTGCCCGTTCCCGGGTATTCGAACCGTTATTACGGCATCGCTCCCGGCAGCGGTGACGGCAGCGATTCCTGGGGCATCAGCGGCGCGCCCTTTGCCCAGGCGACCTGGAAGCTGGCCGACAAACTGAGTCTCCTCACGGGAGCGCGCGCCGACGTGCTCCACGTCAACACGCAGAACACGGATTCGTCCGCGACCGAAGACTCCGTCACCGTGGTGCTGCCCAACCTCAATGCCAGTCTGCTCTACAAGGTCACCTCGAGGCTCAGCACCTACGCCACTTACAACTACAGCAAGAACACCTCCGGCGCCGAGGCCAACGGCGGCGGCTACCTCGCCTCCGCCACGGGCGAACTCGACAAGGACGATTTCCGGCGCACGGCCG harbors:
- a CDS encoding adenine deaminase, whose amino-acid sequence is MSLTRFSVAPLHQLTRALAAVATGREAPDLVITGARILSTYTERIHEAREVWIKSGRVAAVKPAGAARALHGSGVKRFDARGGLLAPGLVDPHVHIESSMMTACAYAEGALLNGTTTIFCDSHEIGNVCDAAGIGWMLEDARRAPLSIYLTVPSTVPATGPQFETAGGDLTPEKIGRLFDRWPEAVALGEKMDFVQVAAGDPRSHAILAEALRRGRPVCGHIYGREFVAAGAASGITDTHEAIDREIADDFLENGFWVFLRGGPPTTPWHSLPHAIKAVTELGASPKRVCVCTDDRDADDLFLFGLDWVTRQAVAAGLAPVTAWSLGSLHPATRYGMDGEIGGIAPARRADLVLLNDALEPQCTWYGGELVVKNRKITPLLEAALSRPYRYPRAAYRTIRTGRRKPLVPPLPKGPVTANVIRTALPGIILFHDKIRLEPAPSWADHLARHGLCFVTVIERHGRSGAVAHGLLKDFGLRDGAVASSVGHDAHNLIIAGTNEADMRLALDTLKAMRGGVCVVRRHRVVARVALPVAGLISDRRARVVARETTRLKKAWAAAGCVLPYMGFNLIPLSVIPEIRITDRGLVTIPGMQQVPLFDQ
- a CDS encoding TonB-denpendent receptor — translated: MKTQQNYPALLTALGIIGSPLMAQTPPASAPASTPASEEVVKLETFEVSTVPIEENIMPTSRPFTSVFGMADNITDIPRNVTIISREQLSAISIKDVRDFSKLTSSSYTRTNFGAPGNPDIRGSSADVFQNGMRERITSNGNGMPIDFNAVESVNIVKGPATAVQGVSAYVGGYVDLVTKRPSFAGSEGSIFATVGSYSTLRWGLDYNLPVSDKVATRVSYFGEDSDGYYDDEYRKTQSLYAALTWRPNDRYELFINAQATYMEYTENFGINRPTQDLIDHGRYQTGTNVNNGTSASPSDPQNAANVRGENPFGDTMDWSGPTVKINRHTRLLKPGDNSTARNFKLQAIQTVSANPDLTVVNNNLFTWTRRETLSSYYYSEIIDPSITFESRLEFQQNLGEHKINYGVAARYTHVKSYSDFGFEPANVWDLTQDHRYIDAYLADAFWASIGTDRLPVPGYSNRYYGIAPGSGDGSDSWGISGAPFAQATWKLADKLSLLTGARADVLHVNTQNTDSSATEDSVTVVLPNLNASLLYKVTSRLSTYATYNYSKNTSGAEANGGGYLASATGELDKDDFRRTAELYEVGAKLSLLDGKLFLGAALYYQTFSRRPQGGSLIDYTNKGVEFEVNYQPNRNFYTTFSYGYIDSTASIDTSGFVDIGSDGLPGGGNSVGFAGGRRTFESQGLPDHQFNALVSYTFDNGFGASLNGTLHSKINNNWEGTLVIPWQFQIDASVFYTYKNWDFRIAVLNLTDEKNWSPPNATYGNGSILADPGIRTEFTVTCRF